The genomic interval TGGAAATTTAATCCTTTATGATCTTGAGCATAAGCATCAAACGCTTCCTCATAAAAATAGTCGGCGATGATACCTACTTTGCGATTGGCAAGATCACTCAAGTCGCCGTTAAAGCGCCAATTATCTTCTTCGGCAATGAAAAATTGAGGGCGATCCAATCCCCAATGCTGTTCCGGAAAAATAAAGTCACGCGTATCAGATTTGTAAGCGCCGACCACACAATCAAATCGACCTTCACGCACGAGATCAATAGATCGACTCCACGGCATAATCTGATAATCCACCTTAATTCCTTTTGGCTCAAACACCGCTTTCGCTAGCTCGATCATATAGCCAGGCTTATCAGCTGCAGGCTGACCGTTCATGGGAAACCAAGGATCGGCACGAATACTGAGTGTATCTGCCTCAACAGCCATACTCGCAAACAGCAGTAACACCGTAATCAATCTCATCAAATCATTCCTTCCGCTAAGCCGTAAGCCATGGCTTGCGCCAGTTCTTCACAATCTAGCACAAA from Bermanella marisrubri carries:
- a CDS encoding substrate-binding periplasmic protein; this translates as MRLITVLLLFASMAVEADTLSIRADPWFPMNGQPAADKPGYMIELAKAVFEPKGIKVDYQIMPWSRSIDLVREGRFDCVVGAYKSDTRDFIFPEQHWGLDRPQFFIAEEDNWRFNGDLSDLANRKVGIIADYFYEEAFDAYAQDHKGLNFQFMTGSDPLKKNIEKFLARRIDTVLESQLVMKAKLKQMGLVGYLKSAGNLIPPVAMYIACSPALESSKQYVKWVDETTKAMKQDGRLERLLDRYGVPPWW